One part of the Tenacibaculum sp. 190130A14a genome encodes these proteins:
- the yidC gene encoding membrane protein insertase YidC: protein MEQKNFDFKSFIGMLLIGLVFFWWTNNSKEEVPTEETTTEQVTSAPTTTETTASEAFIENDSLRAIALKNKLGAFAFSALQTKQETKVLENDVLKLTIDTKGGQIVEALIKNQQTYDSLPLYLIKDKNASFNINFGTTDNRILNTKDLLFEPSYTENGENKILSMKLKVSDSQFLEYRYEMKPNDYRVGFAVRSQGLSTVINSSQQINLDWNLKGYRHEKSQKTENMYTYYYYKTDDEVEYLNPNDSEVVSDVDWVAYKQHFFSSVLMSDTPFNGATVTSTDFKGEDVDSVYMKTFALKTPLQLMNGELNYNMEWFYGPSNYNLLKTYKGTDLAEISDLGWGIFGFLNRTIFYPVFNMLKGFIGNFGLIIILMTIVVRIIMSPVLYKSYVSSAKMKVIRPEMEAINKKYPGNENAMKRQQEIMAVQRKAGVSMMSGCIPALLQMPVFFALFKFFPTNFDLRQKSFLWANDLSSYDIVAKLPFKIPFYGDHVSLFPILASVAIFFYMKMNQSQQANMQAPPQEGMPDMSKMMKYMIYFSPIMMLFFFNNYASGLSLYYFISNLLTITIMFVIKNYVIDEAKIHAKIEENKKKPVKKSKFRERLDAAMKQAQEQQAAQQKAKTKNKK, encoded by the coding sequence ATGGAACAAAAAAATTTTGATTTTAAATCCTTTATAGGAATGTTATTAATTGGTCTAGTCTTTTTTTGGTGGACCAATAACTCTAAAGAAGAAGTACCTACCGAAGAAACTACTACCGAACAGGTAACATCAGCACCAACGACTACAGAAACAACAGCAAGTGAAGCATTCATCGAAAATGATTCTTTACGTGCTATTGCTTTAAAAAATAAATTAGGAGCTTTTGCTTTTAGTGCTTTACAAACAAAACAAGAAACAAAAGTTTTAGAAAACGACGTTTTAAAACTTACTATTGATACAAAAGGAGGACAAATTGTTGAAGCTTTGATTAAAAATCAACAAACTTATGACTCTTTGCCTTTATATTTAATTAAAGACAAAAACGCCTCTTTTAATATTAATTTTGGAACTACTGATAACAGAATTTTAAATACGAAAGATTTACTATTTGAACCTTCTTATACTGAAAATGGAGAAAACAAGATACTTTCTATGAAGTTAAAAGTATCTGACAGTCAATTTTTGGAGTATCGTTATGAAATGAAACCTAACGATTATAGAGTTGGATTTGCAGTTCGTTCACAAGGATTAAGTACTGTTATTAATAGTTCACAACAAATCAACTTAGACTGGAACTTAAAAGGGTATAGACATGAAAAAAGTCAAAAGACTGAAAACATGTATACCTATTACTACTATAAAACAGATGATGAAGTAGAGTATTTAAATCCAAATGACTCTGAAGTTGTGAGTGATGTTGATTGGGTTGCTTACAAACAACATTTCTTTAGTTCTGTTTTAATGAGTGATACTCCTTTTAATGGAGCAACTGTTACTTCTACTGATTTTAAAGGAGAAGATGTAGACTCTGTTTACATGAAAACTTTTGCTTTAAAAACTCCTTTACAATTAATGAATGGAGAATTAAATTATAACATGGAATGGTTCTACGGACCTTCTAACTATAATTTATTAAAAACATATAAAGGAACCGATTTAGCAGAAATTAGTGATTTAGGTTGGGGAATTTTTGGTTTCTTAAACCGAACTATTTTCTACCCTGTATTTAACATGTTAAAAGGATTCATTGGAAACTTTGGACTCATCATTATTTTAATGACAATTGTAGTTCGTATTATCATGTCTCCAGTTTTATATAAATCGTATGTTTCTAGTGCTAAGATGAAAGTTATTCGTCCAGAAATGGAAGCGATTAACAAAAAGTATCCTGGAAATGAGAATGCAATGAAACGTCAACAAGAAATCATGGCGGTGCAACGAAAAGCAGGTGTTAGTATGATGTCTGGTTGTATCCCAGCACTATTACAAATGCCGGTATTCTTTGCTTTATTTAAGTTCTTCCCAACGAATTTCGATTTACGTCAAAAGAGTTTCTTATGGGCTAATGATTTATCTTCTTACGATATTGTTGCTAAACTTCCATTCAAGATTCCTTTCTATGGAGATCACGTAAGTTTATTTCCAATTTTAGCTTCTGTTGCTATTTTCTTTTATATGAAGATGAACCAGAGTCAACAAGCAAATATGCAAGCCCCTCCACAAGAAGGTATGCCAGATATGAGTAAAATGATGAAGTATATGATTTACTTCTCTCCTATCATGATGTTATTCTTCTTTAACAACTATGCAAGTGGATTAAGTTTATATTATTTCATCTCTAACTTACTTACCATCACAATTATGTTTGTAATTAAGAATTATGTAATCGATGAGGCTAAAATTCATGCTAAAATTGAAGAAAACAAAAAGAAACCTGTAAAGAAGAGTAAATTTAGAGAGCGTTTAGATGCTGCAATGAAACAAGCTCAAGAACAACAAGCTGCTCAACAAAAAGCTAAGACTAAAAATAAAAAATAA
- a CDS encoding helix-turn-helix domain-containing protein, giving the protein MLRTIQIVAILQGIFLLFILSQRKKVYKKVNFWLLFAAISSVILFVIGDDDYNLFVKNSNWFLFHEPLIITFFFLLVRYYKSDKDSFANNDFLFFLPYILNLLLNFSEEVPILADHMIILIFDGLLEFVFMGMILYTLYDIVKRKKESWLLFFIAPLAFVFIIGEFTYFITNSHDTPYFLESYGLILTSIFLFYLVLYKLIITPKDVLPQVGGCKYKSSNLNELSITHLKTAIHHLIVEKKWYRNQKLTVNEVAKELGVPRQQISEVLNVHMQTGFQDFLNKYRVEEFIICLQNETYKSYTLLAIANEVGFSSKSSFNTTFKKLTGITPSQYKKELMLS; this is encoded by the coding sequence ATGCTTAGAACTATCCAAATAGTGGCTATACTACAAGGAATCTTTTTACTTTTCATTCTATCTCAACGTAAAAAAGTATATAAAAAAGTAAACTTTTGGCTCCTTTTTGCTGCTATTAGTTCGGTTATATTGTTTGTTATCGGAGATGATGATTATAACTTATTTGTAAAGAATTCTAATTGGTTTTTGTTTCACGAACCCCTAATCATAACTTTTTTCTTTTTATTAGTTCGTTATTACAAATCCGATAAAGATAGTTTTGCTAATAATGATTTTCTTTTTTTCCTTCCATACATATTAAACTTACTTTTAAATTTTTCAGAAGAGGTTCCAATACTTGCAGACCATATGATTATACTAATATTTGATGGATTGCTAGAGTTTGTTTTTATGGGAATGATTTTATATACTTTGTATGATATTGTAAAAAGAAAAAAGGAAAGCTGGCTCTTGTTTTTTATAGCTCCTTTGGCCTTTGTGTTTATAATTGGAGAATTCACCTATTTCATTACTAATTCACACGATACACCTTACTTTTTAGAAAGCTACGGGCTTATACTTACTTCTATATTCCTATTTTACTTGGTACTTTATAAACTCATTATAACTCCTAAAGATGTATTACCACAAGTTGGAGGCTGTAAATACAAATCTTCAAATTTGAATGAACTTTCAATTACTCATTTGAAAACGGCAATTCATCATTTAATTGTTGAAAAAAAATGGTATCGAAATCAAAAGTTGACCGTTAATGAAGTAGCGAAAGAATTAGGTGTACCTAGACAACAAATATCAGAAGTTTTGAATGTGCATATGCAAACCGGATTCCAAGATTTTCTAAACAAATATCGCGTTGAAGAATTTATAATATGCCTTCAAAATGAAACTTATAAAAGTTATACTCTTTTGGCTATTGCCAATGAAGTTGGATTTAGTTCTAAATCATCTTTTAATACTACGTTTAAAAAACTAACAGGTATCACTCCTAGCCAGTATAAAAAGGAATTAATGCTTTCTTAA
- a CDS encoding glycosyltransferase, giving the protein MNTTFNLAIVIPCYNEAQRLRVAKYKSFLKKYSNTVICFVNDGSTDDTYTVLESIRTEYPSQVSVLNQPKNLGKAEAVRAGVLHCGKEFYAEKIGYLDADLSTSLEECYHMSTNLSSTTYFVFGSRIAKLDSTINRKQYRFLIGRCIATLISRQLQLKIYDTQCGCKIFKQSLGMLLFQERFISKWLFDVELFHRLIAIYGRKNLKTIAKEIPLQSWCDTDDSKVPFSYFFKLWTDLRNIGSTYKRSNSQSTLPHETILE; this is encoded by the coding sequence ATGAATACAACTTTTAATTTGGCAATTGTAATTCCTTGTTACAATGAAGCACAAAGACTTAGAGTAGCAAAATATAAGAGCTTCCTAAAAAAATACTCCAATACCGTTATTTGTTTTGTAAATGATGGAAGTACCGATGACACCTATACCGTCCTAGAAAGTATTAGAACTGAATACCCATCCCAAGTATCAGTTTTAAATCAACCCAAAAATCTCGGTAAAGCAGAAGCTGTAAGAGCTGGAGTTTTACATTGCGGCAAAGAGTTTTATGCTGAAAAAATAGGTTATTTGGATGCCGATTTATCCACTTCCTTAGAAGAATGCTATCATATGAGTACAAACCTATCCTCTACTACTTATTTTGTTTTTGGATCTCGAATTGCAAAACTAGACAGTACTATAAACAGGAAACAATACAGGTTTTTAATAGGACGATGTATTGCTACATTAATCTCTCGGCAGTTACAATTAAAAATATATGACACTCAATGTGGCTGCAAAATTTTCAAACAATCCTTAGGTATGCTCTTATTTCAAGAGAGATTTATTTCTAAGTGGTTATTTGATGTTGAACTTTTTCATCGCTTAATCGCAATTTATGGAAGGAAGAATTTAAAAACCATTGCCAAAGAAATTCCTCTACAATCTTGGTGTGACACAGATGATTCAAAAGTTCCATTTAGCTATTTCTTTAAGCTTTGGACAGATTTAAGAAATATAGGAAGTACCTATAAGCGCTCAAACTCTCAATCTACTTTACCACATGAAACAATTCTTGAATAA
- a CDS encoding glycosyltransferase family 39 protein: MKQFLNKKTFFGYAVLGLLLLRSYLNAVLPLMDKTEARYAEIARIMAETNNWITPQIDYGIPFWAKPPLSTWLSALSISLFGDNEFSVRLPYLILALAIILLVGKYGKRAQLSYFFPAFILLTIPEFLLHAGVVSTDTALAFCVALTMLSFWEAIQENAKWYWKYLIFVGLGFGLLAKGPIVGILTLPPIIIWLALHKKLLFALKKTPIILGILIILCIALPWYLLAEKNTPGFIDYFIVGEHFKRFFDSSWSGDKYGFPKSQPLGMVWIFLLFFALKWIQVVLYKVWQKRKTIKKHPWISFLLLWLLWTPFFFTFSKSLIHPYILPVMVPIALLITHWFSSFNRKKTLINIALVFPILSLFIIVPANFLGCTKYFAPTDKYLIFNSSPIKGKLFHLKSKSYSSQFYSKGNIESISIPKLEQTIQQNEDSFKVIIPNKTFHKISLETRKKLQPLDKNHKKGIYAFFKSKS; this comes from the coding sequence ATGAAACAATTCTTGAATAAAAAAACATTCTTTGGGTATGCTGTTCTTGGTTTACTATTGTTAAGGTCTTATTTAAATGCCGTACTTCCATTAATGGATAAAACCGAAGCTCGTTATGCCGAAATAGCTAGAATAATGGCTGAGACAAATAACTGGATTACTCCACAAATAGATTACGGCATCCCTTTTTGGGCCAAACCTCCTCTATCTACTTGGCTATCTGCATTGAGTATATCTTTATTTGGAGATAATGAATTTTCTGTAAGACTTCCTTATTTAATATTAGCTTTAGCCATAATCCTATTAGTTGGAAAATACGGTAAGAGAGCTCAACTTTCTTATTTCTTTCCTGCTTTTATCTTACTAACAATTCCTGAGTTCTTATTGCATGCTGGTGTAGTATCTACAGATACTGCTTTAGCCTTTTGTGTAGCCTTAACCATGCTTAGCTTTTGGGAAGCTATCCAAGAAAATGCCAAGTGGTATTGGAAATATCTCATTTTTGTAGGATTAGGGTTTGGTCTTTTGGCCAAAGGTCCTATTGTTGGCATTCTTACTCTTCCTCCTATTATCATCTGGTTGGCTTTACATAAAAAACTTTTATTTGCACTTAAAAAAACCCCAATTATCCTAGGCATATTAATCATCTTGTGTATTGCTCTACCTTGGTATTTATTAGCTGAAAAGAATACTCCTGGTTTTATAGATTATTTTATCGTAGGGGAACATTTTAAACGTTTCTTTGACTCTAGTTGGTCTGGAGACAAATATGGATTTCCTAAATCACAACCATTAGGAATGGTTTGGATATTTTTACTGTTTTTTGCTTTAAAATGGATTCAAGTAGTACTGTATAAAGTTTGGCAAAAACGAAAAACTATAAAAAAACACCCATGGATAAGCTTTTTACTCCTTTGGTTACTTTGGACTCCTTTCTTTTTTACCTTTTCAAAAAGTCTAATACATCCATATATTCTGCCAGTAATGGTTCCTATTGCTCTATTAATAACCCATTGGTTTAGTTCTTTTAACCGTAAAAAAACACTTATTAATATAGCGCTAGTTTTTCCAATACTCTCGCTATTTATAATCGTACCTGCTAACTTTCTTGGTTGCACAAAATACTTTGCTCCAACAGACAAATATTTAATTTTTAATAGTTCACCAATAAAGGGAAAACTATTCCATTTAAAATCCAAAAGTTATTCAAGTCAATTTTATTCAAAAGGTAATATAGAAAGTATTTCCATTCCTAAATTAGAACAAACAATTCAACAGAATGAAGATTCTTTCAAGGTTATTATTCCCAACAAAACGTTCCACAAAATATCTTTAGAGACTAGAAAAAAACTGCAACCTCTTGATAAAAATCACAAAAAGGGTATTTATGCTTTTTTCAAGTCAAAAAGTTAA
- a CDS encoding TonB-dependent receptor domain-containing protein → MKHLTILLLLICSVTFAQRPNFKGKNIPKITLTGKVVETNSKQALEYATIVLTHVKSKRVTGGVTDIQGNFSIEIPKGKYNIKVEFIGFKTKNLTPRVFSENTNLGTVTLSEDTETLDEVEIIAEKSTVEIRLDKKIYNVGKDMTVKGGNASDVLDNVPSVNVDAEGAVSLRGNENVRILIDGKPSALVGLNGTDALRNLPAEAIEKVEVITSPSARYDAEGTAGILNIILRKGKITGFNGSVNLTVGNPDQLAIAPNLNYRTKKINLFSNFGYSYRKGPGNSFSKFSYLGDDAIVDSTQTEDRTFNRKNKNFNASLGLEYYLTKNSSITGSFFYRDSNGDDIATNITDRYLFEDPNQALLNETRIENEEEDGTDKQYSLNYTNNFDGKGQKLTIDLQYGESDETENAPITTNGVLTENNSQITSSTDKLLQIDYVLPLGEKSQFEIGHKTTLQDLNSDFRVRILDPNNSFDPSNAINFKQNIYAFYTQFGSKINKFSYLLGLRTEITDIDLDVITTNQTSDKNFTEWFPTVNLGYELNDNENITLGYSRRLRRPRHWFLNPFESRSSATNIFRGNPDLTPTFTSSFDLGYNTKINKFNLGASVYYQISTDLIRPVSITEVRNGTNVFIRQPINLNDEKRYGFEFTTNYTPAKWARFSASFNYFKFNTDPFTYVYTASNGDQITTILDEVNESSWFTRFNSRITLPAKIQWQTRIMYRGPQANAQSDRDGIFVTNLSFSKDIFKDKASLVLNVSDVFNSRKRQSTTYFGSRENPTTLSTGEFQWRERQISLSFTYRFNQKKKRERSRREFDGGGEEFGG, encoded by the coding sequence ATGAAACATCTAACTATACTGCTACTTTTAATTTGTAGTGTAACCTTTGCACAAAGACCAAATTTCAAAGGAAAAAACATACCAAAAATTACACTAACTGGTAAAGTGGTAGAGACCAATTCGAAACAAGCTTTAGAATATGCTACGATAGTTTTAACGCATGTAAAAAGCAAAAGAGTAACCGGAGGTGTAACGGATATTCAAGGAAATTTTTCAATAGAAATTCCAAAGGGAAAATACAATATCAAAGTAGAGTTTATTGGTTTTAAAACAAAAAACTTAACCCCAAGGGTCTTTTCAGAAAACACCAATTTAGGAACCGTAACACTTTCTGAGGACACCGAAACTTTAGACGAAGTAGAAATCATTGCAGAAAAATCAACTGTTGAAATACGTTTAGATAAGAAAATCTATAATGTAGGTAAAGACATGACTGTAAAAGGAGGAAATGCTTCTGACGTTTTAGACAATGTACCCTCTGTAAATGTTGATGCTGAAGGAGCTGTTAGTCTACGCGGAAATGAGAACGTACGTATTTTAATCGATGGAAAACCATCAGCGCTTGTTGGCTTAAATGGTACCGATGCTTTAAGAAACCTTCCTGCAGAAGCTATTGAAAAAGTAGAAGTAATCACCTCTCCTTCTGCCCGATATGATGCCGAAGGTACTGCGGGTATTTTAAATATTATTCTTAGAAAAGGAAAAATTACTGGATTTAATGGTTCGGTAAATCTTACCGTTGGTAATCCAGACCAACTGGCTATAGCTCCTAATTTAAACTATCGTACTAAAAAGATTAACCTATTTTCAAACTTTGGGTACTCTTATAGAAAAGGTCCAGGAAATTCTTTTTCTAAATTTTCTTACTTAGGAGATGACGCTATTGTTGATAGTACTCAAACAGAAGACAGAACCTTTAACAGAAAAAACAAGAACTTTAATGCTTCTTTAGGATTAGAATACTATTTAACTAAGAACAGCTCTATTACAGGGTCTTTCTTTTACCGTGATTCTAATGGAGATGACATTGCTACAAATATTACAGACAGATATCTATTTGAAGATCCTAATCAAGCATTACTCAATGAAACACGTATAGAAAATGAGGAGGAAGATGGTACCGACAAACAATATTCTTTAAATTACACGAATAACTTTGACGGTAAAGGACAAAAACTAACTATTGATCTACAATATGGTGAAAGTGATGAAACAGAAAATGCTCCAATTACCACCAATGGAGTTCTTACAGAGAATAACTCTCAAATCACAAGTTCTACAGATAAACTTTTACAAATAGATTATGTTTTACCACTAGGTGAAAAAAGTCAGTTTGAAATTGGTCACAAGACTACTTTACAAGATTTAAATTCAGATTTTAGAGTACGTATTTTAGATCCTAACAACAGTTTTGATCCTTCAAATGCCATTAACTTTAAACAAAATATTTATGCATTTTACACCCAATTTGGAAGTAAAATAAACAAGTTTTCATACTTATTAGGGTTAAGAACTGAAATTACAGATATCGACTTAGATGTAATTACAACCAATCAAACTTCTGATAAAAATTTCACTGAATGGTTTCCTACAGTAAACCTTGGATATGAGTTAAACGATAATGAAAATATTACACTTGGGTATAGCAGAAGGTTAAGAAGACCTCGTCATTGGTTTTTAAATCCTTTTGAAAGCAGAAGCTCTGCTACCAATATTTTTAGAGGAAATCCTGATTTGACTCCAACATTTACAAGTTCATTTGATTTAGGATACAACACAAAAATTAATAAATTTAATTTAGGTGCATCTGTATATTATCAAATTTCTACAGATTTAATACGACCTGTTTCAATTACAGAAGTGAGAAATGGAACAAATGTATTTATTCGACAACCAATTAATCTGAATGACGAAAAAAGATATGGTTTTGAATTTACAACCAACTATACTCCCGCTAAATGGGCAAGATTCTCTGCATCTTTTAATTACTTTAAGTTTAATACAGATCCTTTTACTTATGTATATACCGCTTCTAATGGAGATCAAATAACTACCATTTTAGATGAAGTTAATGAAAGTAGCTGGTTTACACGTTTCAATTCAAGAATTACATTGCCTGCTAAAATTCAATGGCAAACACGTATTATGTATCGTGGACCTCAGGCCAATGCACAATCCGATAGAGATGGAATATTTGTTACGAACTTATCATTTAGCAAAGACATTTTTAAAGATAAAGCTTCATTGGTATTAAACGTTAGTGATGTATTCAATTCTCGTAAACGTCAAAGTACTACGTATTTTGGTAGTAGAGAAAATCCTACAACCCTTTCTACAGGAGAGTTTCAGTGGAGAGAACGTCAAATATCATTAAGTTTTACGTATCGATTCAATCAAAAGAAAAAACGCGAACGATCTCGTAGAGAATTCGATGGTGGTGGTGAAGAATTTGGTGGATAA
- the fumC gene encoding class II fumarate hydratase, translated as MTKYRIEKDTMGQVEVPADKYWGAQTERSRNNFKIGAPASMPLEVVYGFAYLKKAAAFTNCELGVLAEEKRDLIGQVCDEILAGKHDNQFPLVIWQTGSGTQSNMNVNEVIANRAHEIAGKVIGEGEKTIQPNDDVNKSQSSNDTFPTGMHIAAYKKIVEVTIPGVEQLRDTLQAKSEAFKDVVKIGRTHLMDATPLTLGQEFSGYVAQLNFGLKALKNSLAHLAQLALGGTAVGTGLNTPAGYDVLVAKYIAEFTGLPFVTAENKFEALAAHDALVETHGALKQLAVSLNKIANDIRLMASGPRSGIGELIIPANEPGSSIMPGKVNPTQAEAITMVCAQVMGNDVAVTVGGTQGHYELNVFKPMMAANVLQSAQLIGDACVSFDVNCAAGIEPNHGRITELVNNSLMLVTALNTKIGYYKAAEIANTAHANGTTLKEEAINLGYVTAEQYDEWVKPEDMTGSLK; from the coding sequence ATGACTAAATATAGAATTGAAAAAGATACCATGGGACAGGTAGAAGTACCTGCAGATAAATATTGGGGAGCGCAAACAGAACGTTCTCGTAACAATTTTAAAATTGGAGCTCCTGCTTCTATGCCATTAGAAGTAGTATACGGATTTGCTTACTTAAAAAAAGCTGCTGCTTTTACCAACTGCGAATTGGGTGTTTTAGCAGAGGAAAAACGTGATTTAATTGGTCAGGTTTGTGATGAAATTTTAGCAGGAAAGCACGACAATCAATTTCCTTTAGTAATCTGGCAAACTGGTTCGGGTACACAATCTAACATGAATGTAAACGAAGTAATTGCCAATAGAGCTCATGAAATTGCTGGTAAAGTAATTGGTGAAGGAGAAAAAACAATTCAACCAAATGATGATGTAAACAAATCGCAATCATCGAATGATACCTTCCCTACTGGGATGCACATTGCTGCTTACAAGAAAATTGTAGAAGTAACTATTCCTGGTGTAGAACAATTACGTGATACTTTACAAGCTAAATCTGAAGCTTTTAAAGATGTTGTAAAAATTGGACGTACACACTTAATGGATGCAACTCCGTTAACCTTAGGACAAGAATTCTCTGGCTATGTAGCACAGTTAAACTTTGGTTTAAAAGCGTTAAAAAATTCATTAGCACACCTAGCTCAATTAGCTTTAGGAGGTACAGCTGTAGGTACTGGTTTAAATACTCCAGCAGGATACGATGTATTAGTAGCAAAATATATTGCAGAGTTTACAGGATTACCATTTGTTACTGCTGAAAATAAATTTGAAGCTTTAGCTGCACACGACGCTTTAGTAGAAACGCACGGAGCTTTAAAGCAATTAGCTGTTTCTTTAAATAAAATAGCAAACGATATTCGTTTAATGGCATCAGGACCTCGTTCTGGAATTGGAGAGTTAATCATTCCTGCAAATGAACCAGGATCTTCTATTATGCCAGGTAAAGTAAACCCTACACAAGCTGAAGCTATTACAATGGTTTGTGCACAAGTAATGGGGAACGATGTTGCTGTAACTGTTGGTGGAACTCAAGGACACTATGAATTGAATGTATTTAAACCAATGATGGCAGCTAACGTATTACAATCAGCTCAATTGATTGGTGATGCTTGTGTTTCATTTGATGTAAACTGTGCAGCAGGTATTGAACCAAACCACGGTAGAATTACAGAATTGGTAAACAACTCATTAATGTTAGTAACTGCTTTAAATACTAAAATTGGTTATTATAAAGCAGCAGAAATCGCAAATACTGCACACGCCAACGGAACTACTTTAAAAGAAGAAGCTATCAATTTAGGGTATGTAACGGCTGAACAATATGACGAATGGGTAAAACCAGAAGACATGACAGGTAGTTTAAAATAA
- a CDS encoding nucleoside deaminase has product MNKHEEYMSEAVKAALRGMQNNEGGPFGCIIVKDGEIVGRGNNKVTSTNDPTAHAEVTAIRDACKNLGSFQLDGCVVYTSCEPCPMCLGAIYWARPDKVFYGSNQVDAANIGFDDEFIYKEIPLPYEKRSIPFEQVGREIALEPFQKWSEKDDKIEY; this is encoded by the coding sequence ATGAACAAACACGAAGAATATATGAGTGAAGCTGTAAAAGCAGCTTTACGTGGAATGCAGAACAACGAAGGAGGTCCTTTCGGTTGTATTATAGTAAAAGATGGAGAAATTGTTGGACGAGGTAATAACAAAGTTACCTCAACCAATGACCCTACAGCACATGCAGAAGTAACAGCAATTAGAGACGCCTGTAAAAACTTAGGCTCATTTCAATTAGATGGCTGTGTTGTATATACCTCATGCGAACCTTGTCCTATGTGTTTAGGTGCAATCTATTGGGCAAGACCAGACAAAGTTTTCTACGGAAGTAATCAAGTAGATGCTGCTAATATTGGCTTTGATGATGAATTCATTTACAAAGAAATTCCATTGCCATATGAGAAAAGAAGTATTCCGTTTGAACAAGTAGGACGTGAAATAGCTTTAGAACCTTTTCAAAAATGGTCTGAAAAAGATGATAAAATTGAATACTAA